A region from the Rhodospirillaceae bacterium genome encodes:
- a CDS encoding GlxA family transcriptional regulator, with protein sequence MMVTQDIDAAPYRIAFMLIPRFNMMALAATLEPMRVANYITGRKLYDWQFLSDDGANTIASNGMPLATSDYKNADEKLRAIFVCGSWGSEHYDDPELFAWLRRMDRFGIHLGAMDIGTYILARARLLSGYRAAILWYCIQAFQEAYPRTLAEEKLFVVDRNRTTIAGGAAGLDMMLDDINHRFGPQLAQEVAEHILHFPSRGSETPQRIAPAGTPMASYPLVRKAVSIMESQIEDPLSIPQIAAKLGVSQRKLERAFKRDMDCSVVRFYRVLRLQFARVLLTNTDLAIREISIACGYSSLSHFAKSFSQQFGKRPRDHREAWPHSEAMPVWPGMTASLTRFANEAQELKRRKM encoded by the coding sequence GTGATGGTCACTCAAGATATTGATGCAGCGCCCTACCGGATCGCTTTCATGCTGATCCCCAGGTTTAACATGATGGCGCTGGCCGCCACCCTGGAGCCCATGCGTGTCGCCAATTACATCACCGGGCGTAAATTATACGACTGGCAGTTCCTGTCTGATGATGGCGCCAACACCATTGCCAGCAACGGCATGCCCCTGGCGACCAGCGATTATAAAAATGCCGATGAAAAATTGCGGGCGATCTTTGTCTGCGGCAGCTGGGGGTCTGAACATTATGATGATCCCGAACTGTTCGCTTGGCTGCGGCGTATGGATCGTTTCGGCATTCACTTGGGCGCGATGGATATCGGCACCTACATTCTTGCCCGCGCCAGGTTACTGTCCGGTTATCGCGCCGCCATCCTTTGGTATTGCATTCAGGCCTTTCAGGAGGCCTATCCCCGAACCCTGGCCGAAGAGAAACTTTTCGTCGTTGATCGCAATCGCACCACCATTGCCGGGGGTGCCGCCGGTTTGGACATGATGCTGGACGATATCAATCACCGTTTTGGCCCGCAACTGGCCCAGGAAGTGGCCGAACATATCCTGCATTTCCCATCACGTGGCAGCGAAACGCCGCAGCGGATTGCCCCGGCCGGCACCCCGATGGCCAGCTATCCCCTGGTTAGGAAAGCCGTTTCAATTATGGAAAGCCAGATCGAGGATCCCCTGAGCATCCCGCAGATCGCCGCCAAACTTGGTGTTTCCCAACGCAAGCTGGAAAGGGCCTTCAAGCGTGACATGGATTGTTCGGTGGTCAGGTTTTACCGGGTTCTCAGGTTACAGTTTGCGCGCGTACTGCTGACCAATACAGACTTGGCGATCAGGGAAATTTCCATTGCCTGCGGGTATTCAAGCCTGTCGCATTTCGCCAAATCATTTTCTCAGCAATTCGGCAAGCGACCGCGCGATCACCGCGAGGCCTGGCCCCATTCCGAAGCCATGCCGGTGTGGCCCGGCATGACCGCATCGCTGACCCGCTTCGCCAACGAGGCCCAGGAATTGAAGCGGCGAAAAATGTAA
- a CDS encoding 3-keto-5-aminohexanoate cleavage protein: MNRDVIISCAVTGAGDTLSKHPGVPVTPEQISDAAIEAAKAGAAVAHIHVRDPETGQGSRDVELFRDAVERVRASDTDVIINLTAGMGGDWFPGDVEPGNGGPGTDMIGPEERLAHVVELLPDICSLDCGSMNFGDSNYVYLSPADYLRKMAKKVQELGVKPELEVFELGHLRFAAQMIAEGLIDAPPLFQICLGMTWGAGADTASMKCMADALPDNVNWGGFGISRMQMPMVAQAVLLGGNVRVGLEDNIYLDRGVLASNGQLVQRAKEIIERMGARVLGPDEARQKLGLAAK, encoded by the coding sequence ATGAACAGAGACGTCATCATTTCATGTGCCGTGACCGGCGCCGGAGACACCCTTTCCAAACATCCCGGCGTGCCGGTGACACCCGAACAAATCTCCGATGCCGCCATTGAAGCGGCCAAGGCCGGTGCCGCGGTCGCCCACATTCACGTTCGCGACCCGGAAACCGGGCAAGGCTCCCGCGATGTCGAGCTTTTCCGGGACGCCGTTGAGCGGGTTCGGGCCAGCGACACCGACGTCATCATTAACCTGACCGCCGGCATGGGCGGCGACTGGTTTCCAGGCGACGTTGAACCCGGAAATGGTGGACCGGGAACCGATATGATCGGCCCCGAAGAACGCCTGGCCCATGTCGTTGAATTGCTGCCCGATATTTGCAGCCTTGATTGTGGGTCAATGAATTTTGGCGACAGCAACTATGTTTACCTGAGCCCGGCCGACTACCTGCGCAAAATGGCGAAAAAGGTTCAGGAGCTGGGCGTCAAGCCGGAACTGGAAGTTTTTGAGTTGGGCCATCTTCGCTTCGCCGCTCAGATGATTGCAGAAGGCCTGATTGACGCACCGCCGCTGTTCCAGATTTGCCTCGGCATGACCTGGGGCGCCGGTGCCGACACCGCGTCCATGAAATGCATGGCAGACGCCCTGCCTGACAACGTCAACTGGGGCGGCTTTGGTATCTCGCGCATGCAAATGCCCATGGTGGCACAGGCCGTTCTACTGGGCGGCAACGTGCGCGTCGGTCTGGAAGACAACATCTATCTGGATCGCGGCGTCCTCGCCAGCAACGGCCAACTTGTGCAACGGGCGAAGGAAATCATCGAACGCATGGGTGCCCGCGTGCTCGGCCCGGATGAGGCGCGGCAGAAACTGGGGCTGGCGGCCAAGTAG
- a CDS encoding nitroreductase family protein has protein sequence MTNKMNKMQISDDPGGWLEFIEQRRTIRSFQSRKIEPHQLERILQAVRFAPSAHNRQPWRFAVMTDEPKKQALAKVMGDRLRSDRLADGDEVKVVNEDVARSNHRIVSAPVVILCCLTMEDMDHYPDDKRNKAEHLMAVQSVAMAAYNVLLAAHWEGLGGCWMCAPLFCPDAITKDMNLPEQWMPQALITLGWADKPPKKRGRLPLEKVVRFL, from the coding sequence ATGACCAACAAGATGAACAAAATGCAGATTTCAGACGACCCAGGCGGATGGCTGGAGTTTATCGAGCAACGCCGGACAATACGCAGCTTTCAATCGCGCAAAATAGAGCCCCATCAACTGGAACGTATCCTCCAGGCCGTTCGTTTCGCGCCATCGGCCCACAACCGCCAGCCCTGGCGGTTCGCGGTGATGACTGACGAGCCGAAGAAGCAGGCCCTGGCAAAGGTCATGGGTGACAGGCTTCGTTCCGACCGGCTGGCCGATGGCGACGAGGTCAAGGTTGTCAACGAAGATGTCGCCCGCTCGAACCACCGTATCGTCAGTGCACCCGTCGTTATCCTGTGTTGCCTGACCATGGAAGACATGGATCATTACCCCGACGACAAGCGCAATAAAGCGGAACACCTGATGGCCGTTCAAAGCGTCGCCATGGCGGCCTACAATGTTCTGCTGGCGGCCCATTGGGAAGGATTGGGCGGCTGCTGGATGTGCGCGCCGCTGTTTTGTCCTGATGCCATCACGAAGGATATGAACCTGCCCGAACAGTGGATGCCCCAGGCGCTTATCACCCTCGGCTGGGCCGACAAACCACCAAAGAAACGCGGCCGCCTGCCGCTCGAGAAAGTGGTTCGGTTTTTGTAA
- a CDS encoding ABC transporter substrate-binding protein, with the protein MRRSKFLKISSIALLGGLVASMATAAETIKLGDMNAYTRLAAIAGPYKKGLDLGIKEINAAGGVLGQQLEVISRDTQGKPSVAVKIAEEMASRDKVAMLIGTTFSHVGLALGAFADNRKMVYLASGPLADAIVWGKGNPYTFRLRSSVHMMASMLVDQAVKKNAKRWATIAPNFAFGKEAVAAFKKVLKERQPDVEFVAEQWPAAFKIDAGAEVQALAQSKPDAIFNATFGSDLAKFAHEGRLRGLFKDRLVVSVLTGEPEYIDPLKGDAPEGWLVTGYPWYGIDTPIHNVFKAAYEKEYNDYPRVNSVIGYVTAYTVKAALMKAGSTDSEKIRAAMEGLKVGTPFGDIKFREIDNQATLGIYTGWTKLKDGGGIMVDYEFRDGANYSPSDEEVRKMRPAD; encoded by the coding sequence ATGAGGCGAAGTAAATTTCTAAAAATCAGTTCGATTGCGCTTTTAGGGGGGCTGGTTGCCTCTATGGCGACCGCCGCGGAAACCATCAAACTTGGTGACATGAACGCCTACACCCGCTTGGCGGCCATTGCCGGACCTTACAAAAAAGGCCTGGATCTGGGCATCAAGGAAATCAATGCCGCCGGCGGCGTCCTTGGCCAGCAGCTTGAAGTCATTTCACGCGACACCCAGGGCAAGCCAAGCGTTGCCGTGAAAATCGCTGAAGAAATGGCGTCCCGCGACAAGGTCGCGATGTTAATCGGCACGACGTTCTCCCATGTCGGCCTTGCCTTAGGCGCCTTCGCCGACAATCGTAAAATGGTTTATCTGGCTTCGGGCCCTCTGGCCGACGCCATTGTCTGGGGTAAGGGCAACCCATACACCTTCCGTCTGCGCTCCAGCGTTCACATGATGGCTTCCATGCTGGTTGATCAGGCCGTTAAAAAGAATGCCAAGCGCTGGGCCACCATCGCGCCGAATTTTGCTTTCGGCAAAGAAGCCGTTGCCGCTTTCAAGAAGGTCCTGAAAGAACGTCAGCCTGATGTCGAATTTGTCGCCGAACAATGGCCGGCCGCTTTCAAAATTGATGCCGGCGCTGAAGTTCAGGCCCTGGCACAATCAAAGCCCGATGCCATTTTCAATGCCACGTTTGGATCAGACCTTGCCAAGTTCGCCCACGAAGGACGCCTGCGCGGCTTGTTTAAGGACCGCCTGGTGGTCAGTGTGCTGACCGGCGAGCCGGAATACATCGACCCCTTGAAAGGCGATGCACCTGAAGGCTGGTTGGTGACCGGGTATCCCTGGTATGGCATCGATACGCCAATCCACAATGTTTTCAAAGCGGCCTACGAAAAGGAATACAACGATTATCCCCGGGTTAATTCTGTGATCGGATACGTCACCGCCTACACCGTTAAAGCGGCCTTGATGAAAGCCGGTTCAACGGATTCAGAAAAAATCCGCGCCGCCATGGAAGGCTTAAAAGTGGGCACCCCGTTCGGTGATATCAAATTCCGTGAAATTGACAACCAGGCGACACTTGGAATCTATACCGGCTGGACCAAGTTGAAAGACGGCGGCGGAATTATGGTCGATTACGAATTCCGTGATGGTGCCAATTACTCGCCATCAGACGAGGAAGTACGTAAGATGCGACCTGCAGACTAA
- a CDS encoding ABC transporter permease: MGFYVVQFLTGLSSASALFLVASGLSIIFGVTRVVNFAHGSLYMLGAFIGYSLVGVLSGMFGYWISILLAAVIVGLIAVLIEILILRRVYQAPELFQLVATFGPILIIQDVALSIWGPEDLFSVSAPGLDGAIMIMGTAMPEYDLALIALSFLVLGGLWLLFNRTRWGTLVRAATEDRDMVSALGVNQTWLFTATFFLGSFLAALGGAAQLPKGGASLIMDFEILAPIFVVVVIGGMGSILGAFLAALLISELNAFAILVWPESTLGLMFVVMAIVLIARPWGLFGKPEAAGQHGQVGPPDQPYRPLSRKSLLAFAGVLGLLLLLPVLVSEFSLVLVMDMVILSLFAASIHYLMGPGGLVSFGHAAFFGGGAYSVALLHEHFDTPMEIAFIMGPIGAGILALAIGWFCVRRSGVYLAMLTLAFAQVAWSISFQWGDVTGGDDGIIGVWPSSWASSKVAYYYLTLLFGIGGIIVLRRTLFTPFGYAMRACRDSRLRSASIGINITRQQWLSFAFSGAMAGLAGALFVYLKGSIFPDEMSLARSFDGLIMVLLGGVKTLTGPIAGATAFTWLDDVISRLDYWRFILGSLIILIVLAFPQGISGYFRERFGSWFGQGEADQ, translated from the coding sequence ATGGGTTTCTATGTCGTCCAGTTTCTCACTGGACTTTCCAGTGCCTCGGCGCTTTTCCTGGTTGCATCGGGCCTGTCGATCATCTTTGGCGTCACCCGGGTGGTCAACTTCGCCCATGGGTCCCTGTACATGCTGGGCGCTTTTATCGGCTATTCGCTGGTTGGGGTGCTGAGTGGCATGTTCGGCTATTGGATCAGTATTCTCCTGGCCGCCGTGATTGTCGGGCTGATCGCGGTGCTGATTGAAATTCTGATTTTGCGCAGGGTTTATCAGGCCCCCGAACTATTCCAGCTTGTCGCCACCTTTGGCCCCATTCTGATTATTCAAGACGTCGCTTTGAGCATCTGGGGCCCCGAAGACCTGTTCAGTGTCTCGGCCCCGGGCCTGGATGGCGCGATCATGATCATGGGCACAGCCATGCCGGAATATGACCTGGCCCTGATCGCCCTCAGTTTTCTGGTTTTGGGCGGATTGTGGCTTTTATTTAACCGCACCCGCTGGGGAACCCTGGTCAGGGCCGCGACCGAAGACCGCGACATGGTCAGCGCACTGGGGGTCAACCAGACATGGCTGTTCACGGCGACTTTTTTCTTAGGCTCGTTCCTGGCCGCTTTAGGGGGTGCCGCGCAACTGCCCAAGGGCGGCGCTTCGCTGATTATGGATTTTGAAATTCTGGCGCCGATATTTGTCGTTGTCGTCATCGGCGGCATGGGTTCGATTCTAGGCGCTTTTCTGGCCGCCTTGTTGATTTCCGAACTGAACGCCTTCGCCATTCTTGTCTGGCCGGAAAGCACCCTTGGCCTGATGTTCGTGGTTATGGCGATTGTCCTGATCGCCCGTCCCTGGGGCTTGTTCGGCAAACCCGAGGCGGCCGGCCAGCATGGCCAGGTCGGTCCACCCGACCAGCCCTACCGGCCGCTGTCGCGAAAGTCGTTGCTGGCGTTCGCCGGGGTGTTGGGGTTGTTGCTGTTGCTTCCTGTGCTGGTCAGCGAGTTTTCCCTGGTCCTGGTCATGGACATGGTGATCCTGTCCCTGTTTGCCGCCAGTATTCATTACTTGATGGGGCCGGGCGGGCTGGTGTCGTTTGGTCACGCCGCCTTTTTCGGTGGCGGCGCCTATTCCGTCGCCCTGCTGCACGAACATTTCGACACCCCCATGGAAATCGCCTTCATTATGGGGCCCATCGGTGCCGGTATTCTGGCCCTGGCCATCGGCTGGTTTTGCGTCCGACGATCAGGCGTCTATCTGGCCATGCTGACCCTGGCTTTTGCGCAAGTCGCCTGGTCGATCTCTTTTCAGTGGGGCGACGTCACAGGCGGCGACGACGGCATTATCGGCGTCTGGCCAAGTTCCTGGGCCAGCTCGAAGGTGGCTTACTATTACCTGACCCTTTTGTTTGGTATTGGCGGCATTATTGTTTTGCGCCGGACCCTGTTCACGCCCTTTGGTTACGCCATGCGGGCGTGCCGGGATTCAAGGCTGCGCAGCGCCTCCATCGGCATCAACATTACCCGCCAGCAATGGCTGTCGTTCGCTTTTTCCGGGGCTATGGCCGGGTTGGCCGGGGCCCTGTTTGTCTACCTGAAAGGTAGTATTTTCCCAGATGAAATGTCTCTGGCGAGATCTTTCGACGGCCTGATCATGGTCTTGTTGGGTGGCGTCAAGACGCTGACCGGCCCGATCGCCGGGGCCACCGCCTTCACCTGGCTGGACGACGTGATTTCCAGGCTGGATTACTGGCGGTTTATCCTGGGAAGCCTGATCATCCTGATCGTGCTGGCCTTCCCACAAGGAATTTCGGGCTATTTCAGGGAACGCTTCGGTTCCTGGTTCGGCCAGGGGGAGGCGGACCAATGA
- a CDS encoding ABC transporter ATP-binding protein: MTELALEVRGLEKAFGGVIAVNGLNFDLPKGELLALIGPNGAGKSTSFNILNGQLKPSAGSVKFLGTELVGLSPQEIWRHGVGRTFQITATYASMTVCENVQMALLSYHRRLFSLLPIAARLYREEALALLERVGMVDQENRPCSVLAYGDLKRVELAVALANQPNLLLMDEPTAGMAPKERIELMALTNEIVIERGISVLFTEHDMDVVFTHADRIIVLDRGTLVAEGTPEEVRNNDHVRQIYLGSQHA; encoded by the coding sequence ATGACGGAGTTGGCGCTTGAAGTCAGGGGCCTGGAAAAAGCCTTCGGCGGCGTTATCGCCGTCAACGGTTTGAATTTCGATCTTCCCAAAGGGGAGCTGTTGGCCTTGATCGGGCCCAATGGCGCAGGCAAGAGCACCAGCTTCAACATCTTGAACGGCCAGTTGAAACCCAGCGCCGGTTCAGTCAAATTCTTAGGAACCGAACTGGTCGGCTTAAGCCCCCAGGAGATCTGGCGGCACGGGGTCGGGCGAACCTTCCAGATCACCGCCACTTACGCTTCGATGACGGTTTGTGAAAACGTCCAAATGGCGCTTCTCAGTTATCATCGGCGGTTGTTTTCCCTGCTTCCCATCGCCGCCAGGCTTTATCGGGAAGAGGCCCTGGCCCTGTTGGAGCGTGTCGGTATGGTCGATCAGGAAAACAGGCCGTGCAGCGTGCTCGCTTATGGTGATCTTAAACGGGTCGAACTGGCCGTGGCGCTGGCCAACCAGCCCAACCTGCTGTTGATGGATGAACCAACGGCGGGGATGGCGCCGAAAGAACGGATCGAACTGATGGCGCTGACCAACGAAATCGTCATTGAACGCGGAATTTCCGTGCTGTTCACCGAACACGATATGGATGTTGTTTTCACCCATGCTGACCGGATCATCGTCCTGGACCGGGGCACCCTTGTCGCTGAAGGAACGCCGGAAGAAGTCAGGAACAACGATCACGTCCGACAAATCTATCTGGGGTCGCAACATGCTTAA